From one Streptomyces chromofuscus genomic stretch:
- a CDS encoding RlpA-like double-psi beta-barrel domain-containing protein: protein MSRRRTLSTRKKLALLVSAASVAGGGAFVMASTSNAAQSAADSTVCQGLATALGNNQRFIEGQRANPDAQSAARIANREAVIAQIQRQQEASGCEVGESAQGSQTAQPGQGAGAGQQGADQQAGGGGAGQSAPPSAPAAPGDGGGAATGEQVCNGSTVTLSGEGGAPAASSNQFPAGTKLKVTNLDNNKSTTVEVTSVSGSCVLLNNAAFEQVREPGKFLIRRAVIEKVG, encoded by the coding sequence ATGTCGCGCAGGAGAACTCTCAGCACGAGGAAGAAGCTGGCCCTGCTGGTCAGCGCGGCGTCGGTGGCGGGCGGTGGCGCCTTCGTCATGGCGAGCACGTCGAACGCCGCGCAGTCCGCGGCGGACTCGACGGTCTGCCAGGGGCTCGCCACCGCCCTCGGCAACAACCAGCGGTTCATCGAGGGCCAGCGGGCCAACCCGGACGCGCAGTCCGCGGCCCGGATCGCCAACCGCGAGGCCGTCATCGCCCAGATCCAGCGTCAGCAGGAAGCGTCCGGATGCGAGGTCGGGGAGTCGGCTCAGGGCTCCCAGACGGCGCAGCCCGGACAGGGCGCGGGCGCGGGACAGCAGGGCGCCGACCAGCAGGCCGGAGGCGGCGGCGCCGGGCAGTCCGCACCGCCCTCCGCGCCCGCCGCCCCGGGCGACGGCGGTGGCGCCGCCACCGGGGAGCAGGTCTGCAACGGCTCCACCGTGACCCTCTCCGGCGAGGGCGGTGCCCCGGCCGCGTCGAGCAACCAGTTCCCGGCGGGGACGAAGCTGAAGGTCACCAACCTGGACAACAACAAGTCCACGACGGTGGAGGTCACGTCGGTCTCCGGCAGCTGTGTCCTGCTCAACAACGCGGCCTTCGAACAGGTCCGGGAGCCCGGCAAGTTCCTGATCCGCCGGGCCGTGATCGAGAAGGTGGGGTGA
- the glnII gene encoding glutamine synthetase, with protein MTFKAEYIWIDGTEPTAKLRSKTKILADAAKGAELPIWGFDGSSTNQAEGHASDCVLKPVFSCPDPIRGGDDVLVLCEVLNTDMTPHPSNTRAALAEVAEKFAAQEPIFGIEQEYTFFDGSRPLGFPEGGFPAPQGGYYCGVGADEIFGREIVEAHLENCLKAGLGLSGINAEVMPGQWEFQVGPLAPLEVSDQLWVARWLLYRTAEDFGVSATLDPKPVKGDWNGAGAHTNFSTKAMREGYDAIITACEALGEGSKPLDHVKNYGAGIDDRLTGLHETAPWDKFSYGVSNRGASVRIPWQVEKDGKGYIEDRRPNANVDPYVVTRLLVDTCCSALEKAGQV; from the coding sequence GTGACCTTCAAGGCTGAGTACATCTGGATCGACGGCACCGAGCCGACGGCCAAGCTTCGTTCCAAGACGAAGATCCTGGCCGACGCGGCCAAGGGCGCCGAGCTGCCGATCTGGGGCTTCGACGGGTCCTCCACCAACCAGGCCGAGGGCCACGCGTCGGACTGTGTGCTGAAGCCGGTCTTCTCCTGCCCGGACCCGATCCGCGGCGGTGACGACGTCCTGGTCCTGTGCGAGGTCCTCAACACGGACATGACCCCGCACCCGTCCAACACGCGTGCCGCGCTGGCCGAGGTCGCCGAGAAGTTCGCCGCGCAGGAGCCGATCTTCGGCATCGAGCAGGAGTACACCTTCTTCGACGGCTCCCGCCCGCTCGGCTTCCCCGAGGGCGGCTTCCCGGCCCCGCAGGGCGGCTACTACTGCGGTGTCGGCGCCGACGAGATCTTCGGCCGCGAGATCGTCGAGGCCCACCTGGAGAACTGCCTGAAGGCGGGCCTGGGCCTGTCCGGCATCAACGCCGAGGTCATGCCCGGCCAGTGGGAGTTCCAGGTCGGCCCGCTCGCCCCGCTGGAGGTCTCCGACCAGCTGTGGGTGGCCCGCTGGCTGCTCTACCGCACCGCCGAGGACTTCGGCGTCTCCGCCACCCTCGACCCCAAGCCGGTCAAGGGCGACTGGAACGGCGCCGGTGCGCACACCAACTTCTCGACGAAGGCGATGCGCGAGGGCTACGACGCGATCATCACCGCCTGCGAGGCACTCGGCGAGGGCTCCAAGCCGCTCGACCACGTCAAGAACTACGGCGCCGGCATCGACGACCGTCTGACGGGTCTGCACGAGACCGCCCCGTGGGACAAGTTCTCCTACGGCGTCTCCAACCGCGGCGCCTCGGTCCGTATCCCGTGGCAGGTCGAGAAGGACGGCAAGGGCTACATCGAGGACCGTCGCCCGAACGCCAACGTCGACCCCTACGTGGTGACCCGCCTGCTGGTCGACACCTGCTGCTCCGCCCTGGAGAAGGCCGGCCAGGTCTGA
- a CDS encoding winged helix-turn-helix domain-containing protein produces MATPGSLSRSASRPLPPAPAAVPHPSRHRLRAVEPDDVRGVTDLLPPGATWLPAPQDTLPSLPGRPPMVGYLVLVPADQQPPFLQVAVADRPTAAETHADADTDTGTGSDPLIRIDALRRTAEVAGRELDLTYLEFELLAHLVAHPHRVHTRDQLVTTVWGYGHVGDGRTVDVHIARLRRKLGAEHRQVILTVRRVGYKYVPPTRV; encoded by the coding sequence ATGGCGACCCCTGGTTCCCTGTCCCGTTCCGCCTCCCGTCCCTTGCCCCCCGCCCCCGCCGCCGTTCCCCATCCCTCCCGGCACCGGCTGCGAGCCGTCGAACCGGACGACGTAAGAGGGGTGACGGACCTCCTTCCGCCGGGCGCGACCTGGCTGCCGGCACCGCAGGACACCCTGCCCTCGCTCCCCGGCCGGCCGCCGATGGTCGGATACCTGGTGCTCGTCCCCGCCGACCAGCAGCCGCCCTTCCTCCAGGTGGCGGTGGCCGACCGGCCGACGGCGGCGGAAACCCACGCCGACGCGGACACCGACACCGGCACCGGTTCGGACCCGCTCATCCGCATCGACGCCCTGCGCCGTACCGCCGAGGTGGCGGGGCGGGAACTCGACCTCACCTACCTGGAGTTCGAGCTGCTCGCCCACCTGGTCGCGCACCCGCACCGGGTGCACACCCGTGACCAGCTGGTCACCACGGTGTGGGGCTACGGGCACGTGGGCGACGGCCGCACCGTCGACGTCCACATCGCCCGCCTGCGCCGCAAGCTGGGCGCGGAACACCGGCAGGTGATCCTCACCGTCCGCCGGGTCGGCTACAAGTACGTTCCGCCGACGCGGGTCTGA
- a CDS encoding NAD-dependent epimerase/dehydratase family protein — protein MRLLMLGGTEFAGRAVVEAALGRGWDVTVFHRGKHAAPPGVREVLGDRTAPGGLVGLEAGDWDAVVDTWSAAPRAVRDAARLLRGRAGRYAYVSSCSVYAWAPPAGYTEDAPLVDGAEAGADHTDYARDKRGGELAAVEAFGAERSLLVRSGLLLGPYENVGRLPWWLNRVARGGPVPAPGPRELPVQFLDVRDLAEWILDAVERERGGPYNLNGPRGHTTMGELLRACVRVTGGAARLRWTEPERVLEAGIEPWSQLPVWVPPGSELHDALHGADVSRALAAGLRCRPADETVADTWRWLRDIGGTAPQRPDRPPVGLEAELEARLLAGDGDVLEGEGAPGG, from the coding sequence ATGAGACTGCTGATGCTGGGTGGTACGGAGTTCGCGGGCCGGGCCGTCGTGGAGGCCGCCCTCGGGCGGGGCTGGGACGTCACCGTCTTCCACCGGGGGAAGCACGCCGCCCCGCCCGGCGTGCGGGAGGTGCTGGGCGACCGCACCGCGCCCGGCGGACTGGTCGGGCTGGAGGCCGGCGACTGGGACGCCGTCGTCGACACCTGGTCGGCAGCGCCCCGGGCGGTGCGGGACGCGGCGCGGCTGCTGCGGGGCCGCGCCGGCCGGTACGCGTACGTGTCGAGCTGCTCCGTGTACGCCTGGGCCCCGCCCGCCGGTTACACCGAGGACGCGCCCCTGGTCGACGGCGCCGAGGCCGGCGCGGACCACACCGACTACGCCCGCGACAAGCGGGGCGGCGAGCTGGCCGCCGTCGAGGCCTTCGGCGCGGAGCGCTCGCTGCTGGTGCGGTCCGGGCTGCTGCTCGGGCCCTACGAGAACGTCGGCCGCCTGCCCTGGTGGCTGAACCGCGTCGCCCGTGGCGGGCCGGTGCCGGCGCCGGGTCCGCGGGAGCTGCCGGTTCAGTTCCTCGACGTCCGCGATCTCGCCGAATGGATTCTGGACGCGGTGGAGCGGGAGCGCGGCGGACCGTACAACCTGAACGGTCCCCGCGGGCACACCACCATGGGCGAGCTGCTGCGGGCCTGCGTGCGGGTGACCGGCGGCGCGGCGCGGCTGCGCTGGACCGAGCCCGAGCGTGTGCTGGAGGCGGGGATCGAGCCGTGGAGCCAGTTGCCGGTGTGGGTGCCGCCGGGCAGCGAGCTGCACGACGCCCTGCACGGCGCGGACGTGTCCCGGGCGCTCGCCGCGGGACTGCGCTGCCGGCCGGCCGACGAGACCGTGGCCGACACCTGGCGGTGGCTGCGAGACATCGGCGGAACGGCCCCGCAGCGGCCGGACCGGCCCCCGGTGGGCCTGGAGGCGGAACTGGAGGCGAGGCTGCTCGCGGGCGACGGAGACGTACTGGAGGGTGAAGGCGCACCGGGTGGATGA
- a CDS encoding sensor histidine kinase, with protein sequence MTIETSGITGGGTGRTRGIARAAVRGLALALVSLPGAVLCLTLSAVSIALIPIGVGIVTTPWVLRGVRVFADWRRLLAAQWGGVRIPPSYRPLPKDANPWARTFGMLADPATWRDLRWLPVDMTAGFLTALLPTVLLLYPVEGFALAIGLWRVFPDGYWYGFVPVTGQASAFGAAALAAVLLLFGHHFAPRLLAAHFALTRAVLGSSQGELAERVRVLTETRQVAVDASAAELRRIERDLHDGAQARLVAMGMDLGTVEMLLDKDPAKAKELLAQARRSSADALAELRDLVRGIHPPVLAERGLGDAVRALALRLPVATEVTVELDGRAQPPVESAAYFAVSEVLTNAVKHADADRIWVDLHHTDGMLRIAVTDNGRGGAVIGAGSGLAGVERRLGTFDGVLAVSSPAGGPTMVTLEIPCALS encoded by the coding sequence ATGACCATCGAGACCAGCGGCATCACAGGCGGCGGCACGGGGCGGACGCGCGGGATCGCGCGGGCCGCGGTGCGGGGGCTCGCGCTGGCACTGGTGTCCCTCCCGGGCGCGGTGCTCTGCCTGACCCTCTCCGCCGTGTCCATCGCGTTGATACCGATCGGCGTCGGCATCGTCACCACCCCGTGGGTCCTCCGGGGCGTAAGGGTGTTCGCGGATTGGCGGCGGCTGCTGGCGGCGCAGTGGGGCGGCGTGCGGATCCCTCCGTCGTACCGGCCGCTGCCGAAGGACGCCAATCCCTGGGCGCGCACCTTCGGGATGCTGGCGGATCCGGCGACCTGGCGCGATCTGCGGTGGCTGCCGGTGGACATGACGGCCGGCTTCCTCACCGCGCTGCTGCCGACCGTGCTGCTGCTCTACCCGGTGGAGGGGTTCGCGCTGGCGATCGGGCTGTGGCGGGTGTTTCCGGACGGCTACTGGTACGGGTTCGTGCCGGTGACCGGGCAGGCCTCCGCGTTCGGCGCCGCGGCCCTGGCCGCCGTCCTGCTGCTGTTCGGGCACCATTTCGCGCCCCGTCTGCTGGCCGCGCACTTCGCGCTCACCCGGGCCGTGCTGGGCTCCTCGCAGGGGGAGCTGGCCGAGCGGGTGCGGGTGCTGACCGAGACCCGGCAGGTCGCCGTGGACGCATCGGCCGCCGAACTGCGCCGCATCGAACGGGACCTGCACGACGGGGCACAGGCCCGGCTGGTCGCGATGGGCATGGACCTGGGCACCGTCGAGATGCTGCTGGACAAGGACCCGGCGAAGGCGAAGGAGCTGCTCGCCCAGGCCCGCCGGTCCTCCGCCGACGCCCTGGCCGAGCTGCGCGACCTGGTGCGCGGCATCCACCCTCCGGTGCTCGCCGAACGCGGTCTCGGTGACGCCGTAAGGGCGCTGGCGCTTCGGCTGCCGGTCGCCACCGAGGTGACGGTGGAGCTGGACGGGCGGGCGCAGCCGCCGGTGGAGTCGGCGGCGTACTTCGCGGTCAGCGAGGTGCTCACCAACGCCGTCAAGCACGCGGACGCCGACCGGATCTGGGTCGACCTGCACCACACCGACGGAATGCTGCGGATCGCGGTGACCGACAACGGCAGGGGCGGCGCGGTCATCGGCGCGGGTTCGGGGCTGGCCGGGGTGGAGCGGCGGCTCGGTACATTCGACGGCGTCCTGGCCGTCAGCTCTCCGGCGGGCGGCCCCACCATGGTCACCCTGGAGATCCCGTGCGCGTTGTCCTAG
- a CDS encoding response regulator transcription factor, whose protein sequence is MRVVLAEDLFLLRDGLVRLLRAYDFEIAAAVESGPELDRALTELKPDVAVVDVRLPPTHTDEGLQCALRARRDRPGLPVLVLSQHVEQLYARELLADGSGGVGYLLKDRVFDADHFVDAVRRVAAGGTAMDPQVIQQLLARRAADDRPLARLTPRELEVLELMAQGRSNAAIATHLVVTERAIAKHTSNIFAKLGLEVSDDDNRRVLAVLAYLDHGR, encoded by the coding sequence GTGCGCGTTGTCCTAGCCGAAGACCTGTTCCTGCTGCGCGACGGGCTGGTCCGGCTGCTCCGGGCCTACGACTTCGAGATCGCCGCGGCCGTGGAGAGCGGGCCCGAGCTGGACCGGGCGCTGACCGAGCTGAAGCCGGACGTGGCGGTGGTGGACGTACGGCTGCCGCCCACGCACACCGACGAGGGCCTGCAGTGCGCGCTGCGGGCCCGCCGGGACAGGCCGGGGCTGCCGGTGCTGGTGCTCTCGCAGCACGTGGAGCAGCTGTACGCGCGTGAGCTGCTCGCCGACGGCAGCGGCGGGGTGGGGTACCTGCTGAAGGACCGGGTGTTCGACGCGGACCATTTCGTGGACGCCGTACGACGGGTCGCGGCGGGCGGTACGGCGATGGATCCGCAGGTCATCCAGCAGCTGCTGGCCCGGCGGGCGGCCGACGACCGGCCGCTGGCCCGGCTCACACCGCGTGAGCTGGAGGTGCTGGAGCTGATGGCGCAGGGGCGGTCCAACGCGGCGATCGCGACGCACCTGGTGGTGACGGAACGGGCGATCGCCAAGCACACCTCCAACATCTTCGCCAAACTGGGCCTGGAGGTGTCCGACGACGACAACCGTCGCGTCCTGGCGGTTCTCGCGTATCTCGACCACGGTCGCTGA
- a CDS encoding DUF1996 domain-containing protein: MGRNTRKRRTPLATKAIAASAALALGGGGLIWANFYASAHEESDGSNRTTATAAQVATIDCPDVGQQLSQVPDQARGEVDGELATLDQQITEAYQRLATTRDAQAGDGSYVQNTILGPLEDRRQVIIDRIQLEINRAGGSAPEQLDSLSPCTGKPAETTDGEQDQAGDGQQDGGDQAGDGQQDGGDAGDGQNGDGQQDGNGGQAGNGPVAADFQDITTVQPNSRNLPNGLAANGRGGSRGSFTTKCGTNSNDNHNTDNVIVAPGVTNGAHHLHDYVGNQSNDAFASDDDLAAAQTTCQNQGDKSSYFWPVLRLQDGSQDFDQNNAGGGTEGNVGRILEPKVAQLKFVGNRTGPVVAMPRALRIITGDAKAFVNGLANANTAWTCTGFEDRQLTDKYPLCPEGSDVVRLSKFQSCWDGQNIDSANHRTHVAFVQPDGTCPSGFQAIPQLQVRLVYEVPTPTIENGVVQNPFAVDTFPEQLHKPITDHNDFINFFSERLMNKMVNCINTGRRCA; this comes from the coding sequence ATGGGACGCAACACACGAAAACGCCGTACGCCGCTGGCCACGAAGGCCATTGCCGCATCGGCGGCCCTAGCGCTCGGTGGGGGCGGGCTGATCTGGGCCAACTTCTATGCCTCGGCGCACGAGGAGAGCGACGGGTCGAACCGGACGACGGCGACCGCGGCCCAGGTGGCCACGATCGACTGCCCCGACGTCGGCCAGCAGCTCTCCCAGGTGCCGGACCAGGCCCGTGGGGAGGTGGACGGCGAACTGGCGACGCTGGACCAGCAGATCACCGAGGCCTACCAGCGGCTCGCGACCACGCGCGACGCGCAGGCCGGGGACGGCAGTTACGTCCAGAACACCATCCTCGGGCCGCTCGAGGACCGGCGGCAGGTGATCATCGACCGGATCCAGCTGGAGATCAACCGGGCCGGCGGCAGCGCCCCCGAGCAGCTGGACAGCCTCTCCCCCTGCACCGGCAAGCCCGCCGAGACCACCGACGGCGAGCAGGACCAGGCCGGTGACGGCCAGCAGGACGGCGGAGACCAGGCCGGTGACGGCCAGCAGGACGGCGGAGATGCCGGTGACGGCCAGAACGGCGACGGCCAGCAGGACGGCAACGGCGGCCAGGCCGGCAACGGCCCGGTGGCCGCGGACTTCCAGGACATCACCACCGTCCAGCCGAACTCCCGCAACCTGCCGAACGGGCTCGCCGCCAACGGCCGCGGCGGTTCGCGGGGCAGCTTCACCACGAAGTGCGGCACGAACTCGAACGACAACCACAACACGGACAACGTGATCGTCGCCCCGGGTGTCACCAACGGCGCCCACCACCTGCACGACTACGTCGGCAACCAGAGCAACGACGCGTTCGCCAGTGACGACGACCTGGCGGCGGCCCAGACCACCTGCCAGAACCAGGGCGACAAGTCGTCGTACTTCTGGCCGGTGCTGCGGCTGCAGGACGGCTCCCAGGACTTCGACCAGAACAACGCCGGCGGCGGCACCGAGGGCAACGTGGGGCGGATCCTGGAGCCCAAGGTGGCCCAGCTGAAGTTCGTCGGCAACAGGACGGGCCCCGTCGTCGCGATGCCGCGGGCGCTGCGCATCATCACCGGTGACGCCAAGGCCTTCGTCAACGGCCTCGCGAACGCCAACACCGCGTGGACGTGCACCGGCTTCGAGGACCGCCAGCTGACGGACAAGTACCCGCTGTGCCCCGAGGGCAGCGACGTGGTGCGGCTGTCGAAGTTCCAGAGCTGCTGGGACGGCCAGAACATCGACAGCGCCAACCACCGCACCCACGTGGCGTTCGTCCAGCCCGACGGCACCTGCCCCAGCGGCTTCCAGGCCATCCCGCAGCTCCAGGTCCGGCTGGTCTACGAGGTGCCGACCCCGACGATCGAGAACGGGGTCGTGCAGAACCCGTTCGCGGTGGACACCTTCCCGGAGCAGCTGCACAAGCCGATCACCGACCACAACGACTTCATCAACTTCTTCTCCGAGCGGCTGATGAACAAGATGGTCAACTGCATCAACACCGGTCGCCGGTGCGCGTAG
- a CDS encoding TetR/AcrR family transcriptional regulator, whose product MSTGVRRRMGVEERRQQLIGVALELFSRRSPDEVSVDEIASAAGISRPLVYHYFPGKLSLYEAALQRAADDLAGRFVEPHEGPLGARLLRVMRRFFDFVDDHGPGFAALMRGGPAVGSSTTNALIDSVRQAAYDQIMAHLGVTRAPARLELVVRSWISLAESTALIWLDGRRIPRGELETQLVHDFAALAAVSAAYDEETAALIRRALKDEPPTGPFSDLAVRLIALAS is encoded by the coding sequence ATGTCTACCGGGGTTCGCCGCAGGATGGGTGTCGAGGAGCGGCGGCAGCAGCTGATCGGCGTCGCCCTCGAACTGTTCAGCCGCCGTTCTCCCGACGAGGTCTCCGTCGACGAGATAGCGTCCGCAGCGGGCATCTCGCGTCCGCTGGTGTACCACTACTTCCCCGGCAAACTCAGCCTGTACGAGGCCGCATTGCAGCGGGCCGCGGACGATCTGGCGGGCCGGTTCGTGGAACCCCACGAGGGCCCTCTCGGCGCCCGGCTGCTGCGCGTGATGCGCCGTTTCTTCGACTTCGTGGACGACCACGGCCCCGGATTCGCGGCGTTGATGCGCGGCGGCCCGGCGGTCGGTTCCTCGACGACCAACGCGCTCATCGACTCGGTACGGCAGGCCGCGTACGACCAGATCATGGCGCATCTCGGCGTCACGCGGGCGCCCGCGCGGCTCGAACTGGTCGTCCGCTCCTGGATCTCACTGGCCGAGTCCACCGCCCTGATCTGGCTGGACGGCCGGCGCATCCCGCGCGGCGAGCTGGAGACACAGCTCGTCCACGACTTCGCCGCGCTGGCCGCGGTGAGCGCGGCGTACGACGAGGAGACGGCCGCCCTGATCCGCCGGGCCCTGAAGGACGAACCGCCGACGGGCCCGTTCAGCGACCTCGCGGTCCGGCTGATCGCCCTGGCGTCGTAG
- a CDS encoding 5-carboxymethyl-2-hydroxymuconate Delta-isomerase, translating to MPQITVDYSASLADDFERPAFARALHSTVVEIAAAKPPACKTQFRPTEDTMVGDETEGHAVVHVTLGLLAGRTDDTKARLTEAVLDLLRQHVKPHEGRTLHASAEVRDLDPSYRKFDS from the coding sequence ATGCCGCAGATCACCGTCGACTACTCGGCGTCCCTGGCGGACGACTTCGAGCGGCCCGCGTTCGCGCGGGCCCTGCACAGCACGGTGGTCGAGATCGCCGCCGCGAAGCCGCCGGCGTGCAAGACGCAGTTCCGTCCGACCGAGGACACCATGGTCGGGGACGAGACCGAGGGGCACGCGGTCGTGCACGTCACGCTCGGACTGCTGGCCGGCCGCACCGACGACACCAAGGCCCGGCTGACCGAGGCCGTACTGGACCTCCTGCGGCAGCACGTGAAGCCCCACGAGGGCCGCACCCTGCACGCCTCCGCCGAGGTCCGCGACCTCGACCCGTCGTACCGCAAGTTCGACAGCTGA